CCTCACCCGCCTCAACCGCTACGGCCCGCACGACCGCCAGTGGTTGCGGGCCGCCCTCCGCCGCCGGGGCGGCCGGCCGGCCGGAAAGTTCAACGCCGGCCAGAAGCTCTACGCCGCCTGGATCGCCGGTGCGGTCCTCGTGATGCTCGGCACCGGTCTGTTGATGTGGTTCACCGACCTCGCGCCCCTGGTGTGGCGCACCGGTGCCACCTTCGTCCACGACTGGCTCGCGCTCGCCGTGGTCCTGGTGATCGCCGGCCACGTCTGGAAGGCCTTCGGCGACCCCGAGTCCCGCCGCGGTCTGCGCACCGGGTCGGTCGACGCCCAATGGGCAAGGCGCGAGCACCCGTTGTGGGACCACGAGAACAACACCCCCTAGCGCGCGGCAAGTTGCAGAGTTTCCTCTGCAGAGAACTCTGTGCAGAGGACTCTCTGCAACTCTAGGCTGGCGTCCATGACTGATGCCCCCGAGCCGGATCCGTCGCCGCCGTCGCCGCCGACGCCGTCCACCGCCCCTCCCGTGCGCCGTATGGACGCCCGCAGTCTGCGTGGGCTGGCGCACCCCTTGCGGATGCGCATCCTGGACCTGCTGACCCTCGACGGCGCGGACACCGCCACCGGACTCGGCCGGCGGCTGGGGGAGAACACCGGCACGGTCAGCTGGCATCTGCGCCACCTCGCCGACCACGGCTTCATCGAGGAGGAGACCGGCCGCGGCACCCGGCGCGAGCGCTGGTGGCGGGCGGTGCGGGCGGCCCGCCGCCTCGACACCAACGACTTCCGCGACGACCCCGACATGCGGGGCGCCCTGTCGGTCTACCTGCACGAAACCGTCCACCAGGGCTTCGACCAGGTCACCACCTACCTCGCCGAGGAGTGGAGCCCCGAATGGCGCGACGCCGGAACCCTCTCCCGCTGGCAGGACCTGCGACTGACACCTGAACAGCTCGCCGCGCTGAACGCGGAGTTGGAGGCAGTGGTCGTCCGGCACCGGGAGGCGGCGGCCCGGGACGGGGCGGCTCCGGAGGCCGAGGAGGCCCGGCCCGTGCTCGTCCAGCTGCACTCCTTCCCGCGCAAGGAACGGGACGAGCGGTGAGCGGACTCCTGCGCCGCCACCGCGATTTCCGGCTGCTGTGGTGCGGGGAGACGGCGGGCAAGTTCGGAGCGGCGGTCAGCAATGTGGCGATGCCGCTGGTGGCGGTCTCCACCCTGCACGCCTCCACCTTCGCGGTCGGGCTGATCAGCGCCTGCGGCTGGCTGCCCTGGCTGCTGATCGGCCTCCCGGTCGGGGTGTGGGTGGACCGGCTGCGCCGCCGCCCGCTGATGCTGGCCGCCGCCGCGCTGTCGATGGTGCTCTTCGCCGCCGTACCGGTCCTGGCCCGGTACGGCGGTCTCGATCTCGGTCTGCTGATCGCCGTGGCCCTGCTGACCGGTGCCGCCGCGGTGCTGTTCCAGACCGCGTACAGCGCCTACCTCCCCACCCTCCTCGCGCCCGCCGACCAGGCCGAGGGCAACGCCAAGCTGCACGGCAGCGCCTCCGCGGCCCAGATCGCCGGACAGGGGGCGAGCGGACTCATCGCCCAACTGGCGGGCGCCGTCAACGGGCTGTTCGCCCACGCCGCCACCTTCCTCGTTGCGCTGCTGTGCCTGCTCGGCATCCGGCACCGCGAACCCCGCCCGGCGTCCCGCGAGGGCACGCCCCGGTCGCTGACCGGGGAGGTCGCCGAGGGGCTGCGACTGGTCGCCGGTGACCGCTGGTTCCGTACGCTGACGCTCTTCGGGGCCGCCTCCAACCTCGCGCTGATGGGGTACCAGTCCCTCACGGCGGTCTTCCTGGTCCGCGAGGTCGGTCTGGCGCCCGGCGCCGTCGGCGGGCTGCTGGCGCTGGCCAGTACGGGCGGTATCGCGGGCGCCTTCGTGGTGCGCCGCACGGCCGGCCGGATCGGCACCGCCCGCGCCATGCTCCTGTTCGAACTCGGCGTCCCCTGTGCGGCGTTGCTCATCCCGCTCACCTCCCCGGGCGCCGGGACGCTGCTCTATGTGGCGGGCAGTTTCGGCGTCTCCGCCGGGGTGGTGGCCGGCAACATCCTCAAGGTGAGCTTCCAGCAGAGCTACTGCCCGCCGCCGCTGCTCGGCCGTCTGGTCGCCAGCAGTGCGTTCCTCAACTACGGCACCCTGCCGCTGGGTGCGCTGCTCGGCGGCGCGCTCGGCTCCGCCCTGGGCGTCCGCACCGCCATGTGGATCATGACCGCCGGGGTGCCGCTGGCCGCCCTGATCCTGCTCTTCTCTCCGGTCCGGACGGTCCGCGAGCTGCCGGTGCGCCCCGCGGAGGGGGAGCGCGGCGAGCCCGGCCCCGGCGCGGCGGAACGGGACGGGGCGGCGGAACGGGACGGGGCGTCGTCGCGCCACTGAGGCAACGCCCGCGCGCCCGTACGCTCACGCCGTCGGCGGCCCCGCCTGCGCCTCCGCCGCCGGCAGTTCCACCTCGAAGCGGCAGCCCGCCCCGGCGTTCCGTACCGTCGCCCGGCCCTCATGGGCCTCCACGATGCCGCGGACGATCGCCAGCCCCAGTCCGGCGCCGCCCTTGCCGTCCGCCCGCGGAGTGCGGGCCGCACCGCCGCGCCAGCCGGTGTCGAAGACCCGCGGCAGATCCTCCGGCGGGATGCCGCCGCAGCCGTCCTCGACCGCGAGCACCACCCGGCCCTCCGCGTGCCGGGCACTGACCGCGACGGTGCCGTCGGCGGGCGTGGCACGGATCGCGTTGACCAGCAGATTGCCCAGGACGCGGGTCATCTGCTGGGCGTCCACCCGCACCGGCAGCGGTACCACCCCGCCGTCCACCAGCCGCACCCCGCTCGCCCGCGCCAGCGGCCCGGCGCCCGCGAGGGCCTCGTCCACCAGGTCGTACACCGACACCCGCGACAGCGTCAGGGCCAGCGCACCGGCCTGGATACGGGACAGTTCGAAGAGGTCGTCGACCATCGCGGCCAGCCGGTCCACCTCGATCCGCATCCGTGCGTGATAGCGCGCGGTGTCCTCGGCGACCCCGTCCTCCAGCGCCTCGGCCATCGCCCGCAGCCCGGCGAGCGGGGTGCGCAGATCGTGCGAGATCCCGGCGATCAGCTCCCGCCGGGAGGCATCCAGCGCCCGCTCCCGCTCCCGCGCCTCGGCGAGCCGTCCGCTGGTCTCCTCCAACGCCTTTGACAGCGCGGCCAGTTCGGCGGTGGGCGGCTCGGCCGGTGCCACGAAACCGCCCTCGCTGCCGACCGTACGGGCGGAGCGCGCCAGCTCCCGGCTGCCCGCCGCGATCCGCCGTCCGAAGAGCAGCGCCGCCGCCAGCGACACCACCCCGGAGACGGCCACCACGGCCATCACCACGCCCAGGTCGTGCCCGGACAGGAACATCGCCTGGGCGACCGCCACCGTGCCCGCCGCCATCGCGGCCACCGCCAGCGCCGCCACCGCGAACAGCGACAGGGCGACCGAGCGCCGCCGCAACGCCCGTACCGCGGGCGCCGCGAGCAGCCCCGCCAGCGCCGCGCCGAGCGCCGCCAGCGCCACGATGACCAGGAAGTCCGTCATGAGAGCGGTCCGTCTCCCCGCAGGGGGCCGTCCTCCGGCGGCGGCTCGTCCCCCACGGCGTCGAAGCGGTAGCCGGCGCCCCAGACCGTCGTCACCAGCCGTGGCGCGGCCGGATCCGCCTCGATCTTCTCGCGCAGTCGCCGCACATGCACCGTCACCGTCGACAGATCGCCGAACTCCCAGCCCCAGACCCGGTGCAGCAGCTCCTCCCGGGCGAAGACCCGCCCGGGGTGGCGCATCAGGAAGACCAGCAGATCGAACTCGCGGGCGGTGAGGGAGAGCGCACGCCCGGCACGGTCGGCCCGCCGGCCGCCGGGGTCGGCAGTGAGATCCCCCGCCCGTAGGACGGCGGCGGGCGCCGCGGCCGGCGGCGCGGACTCCGCACGGCGCAGCACCGAGCCGATCCGCAGCACCAGCTCCCGCGGGCTGAACGGCTTGGTCACATAGTCGTCCGCGCCCAGCTCCAGGCCGAGGATGCGATCCGCCTCCTCACCGCGCGCCGTCAGCATCACCACCGGAACCGCGGGCCCGTCGCCGCGCCGCAGCCGGCGGCACACCTCCAGGCCGTCGATGCCCGGCAGCATCAGATCGAGCACGACGAGATGCGGACGGAAGTCCGCGGCCCGGTCGAGGGCGGCGACACCGTCGGCGGCGTGTGCCGTGGTGTAGCCGGCGCGGGAGAGGTAGCCGGTGACGACCTCGGCGACGGTCGGGTCGTCCTCGACCACCAGGACACGGCGCGGCGGCCCGTGGGAGGGGAGGGGCGGAGGCGCGGAGGGCGGTGTGGCGGGGTGCACAGGGTCAGCGTGCCCTTCCCGGGAGGTACGTCATGGCTCAAGCCAACACCACCGCGGGCGGGCGCGGGCGGCCCGGCCCGGGTCCGTAAGACTCCGGTAACCAGTAGCGGTGCCCGGGACGGGCGGCTGCGGGGGCGCGGCGGCGCCCCGGCGCCTCAGCCCTCCAGCCCCTCCCGGACCCGCCGCGACACCGTGAACGCGTACAGGTCGAGCACACCCGGCGGCTCCGCGAGGCCGGGACCGCCGGCGCGGATCCAGGCGGCGATGTCCGCCAGCGCCTCGTCATCGTTGACCAGTCCCAGCCAGACCGGGCGCCCGCCGGCCGCCCGCCCCGCGGCCGACGGCTGGACCACGACCACATTCGCCTGGTCGCAGACGTCCAGGCACTCCGAGGCCCGTACCGGCGCCGCGCCGTCGAGCGCCGCGCGCAGGCGGGGTATCTGCCCGGCGTGGTCGACGCCCGGGATCTTGGCCGCATCGCCGCAGCAGCAGCCGCGGCATACGGTGACCCGGCACGGGGTCGCGGGGGCTGTCCGTCCGGCAGGCTTGTTGATCACCGATTCATGCTACGTGGGCCGCAATGACGCACGACGACGGGATAGAAACCCGGCTCGTGGGGATAGACATCCGGCATGCCCGTGACCGAATTCCACCCTCAGCCCGGCTCCGCACCGGAGCACGCGATACCCGGCCCGGCCGGTCTCCCCGTGCTCGGCTCGATGCTCGACCTCCGTCGCGACTCCCTCAGCACCTTTTTAGGAGCCCAGCGCGCGCACGGCGATGTGGTCCGCCTGGAAGCCGGGCCGCCCGGCCTGCGCAGCGTGTTCCACGCGGTCTTCGCACCCGAGGGCGTGCAGCAGATCCTCGCCTCCCAGGCCGCCAACTTCCGTAAGGACCACCCGCTCTACGAGGAGGTCCGGCAGGCCTTCGGCAACGGCCTGCTCACCAGCCAGGACGCCGACTACCTCCGACAGCGGCGGCTGGTGCAGCCGCTGTTCACCAAGCGCCGGGTCGACGGCTATGCGTCGGCGGTGACCACCGAGGCCGCCACCCTCGCCGACCGCTGGCGGACCGCGGACGACACCACCGTGGACCTGGTCCCCGAGATGAACCGGCTGGCGCTGCGCACCGTCTCCCGGATCCTCTTCGGCCTGGACGCGGAGGCGGCGGTGGACACCATCCACCGCTGCGCCCCGGTCATCAACGCGTATGTCGTACGGCGCGCTTACGTCCCCGTGAAGATCCCGCGCGAGTGGCCCACCCCCGGGAACCTGCGGGCGCGGGCCGCCACCGACGAGATGAACGCGCTGTGCGACCGGATCGTGGGGGACCGGCGGGCGGCGCGGGGAACGGCCCGGGACGCGGACGGCGAGGGGGAGGACCTGCTGTCGCTCCTCGCCGCGGCCGGCAATGACGAGGACGGTTCCCTGGACGCCACCGAGGTCCGCGAACAGGTCCTGATCTTCCTGCTGGCCGGGCACGAGACCACCGCGACCTCCCTCGCCTTCACCCTCCATCTCCTCGCCCGGCACCCCGAGGAGCAGACGCGGGTCCGGGACGAGATCGACCGCGTCCTGGCCCACCGCACCCCCACGGCCGCCGACCTGGACCGTCTGCCGTATCTGACGCAGGCGCTCAAGGAGTCCATGCGGCTGTATCCGGCGGCGCCGGTCATCAGCCGCCGGGCGGTGGCGGCCACCGAGATCGGTGGTTTCCGCATCCCGGCCGGTGCCGATGTGGTCGTCGCGCCCTGGGTCACCCATCGCAACCCGGACCTGTGGGCGGATCCGGAGCGCTTCGATCCGCGGCGCTTCGCACCGGAGCGGGAGGCGGAGCGGCACCGCTACGCCTGGTTCCCGTTCGGCGGCGGGCCGCGTGCCTGTATCGGGCAGCACTTCTCGATGCTGGAGTCCGTGCTGGCGCTGGCCGTGCTGCTGCGCGCGTACGAACTCGAAGCCGTGGACGAGGAGGTACCGGTCTCCGCAGGGATCACCCTCCAGGCGACCGGTCCGGCGCGGGTTCGTCTGCGGCCGCGCACCGGGGCGGGGGAGTAGCGCCCGGGGATGCCGTCCGGGAGGAATCTAAACGCAACGAAAAATGCGTTTGCTTTTCGGCGGCGTCCCCCGTACCGTCAACCTCGTTGCTGTTGCCGCCGATCGGAGAAGGCCGTTGCTCGTCTGAGGTCTTGAGACACCGCGCCCGTGAGCGGTGATTCGCCCTGCGCTTCCGGTATCCGGAGCGGCGAATCATGCCTCGCGCGGCCCGTCCGCGACCTCGGCGTACCCGCACGGCGTACCCGACGCACCCGGCGTTCCGACGCGGTGTCTCTTCGCGCATTCCCCACCCCGCTCACCCGCGCTCAGGAGACCCGTATGTCCATGTCCCCCACCTCCGCGTCCGCCGCGTCCATCGTCTGCACCGGCCTCGGCTTCACCTGGCCCGACGGCAGCCCCGTCCTGGAGAACTTCCCCCTGGTCGTCGGCCCCGGCCGCACGGGCCTCATCGGCCTCAACGGGGCAGGAAAATCCACCCTGTTGAAGCTGATCGCGGGCGAACTCACCCCGACCGCGGGGACCGTCAAGGTCGCCGGCGAGATCGGCTACCTCCCCCAGCACGCCCCGCTCGACACCGCCCTGCGGGTCGACGAGGCGCTCGGTATCCACACCGCGCGCGCCGCGCTGCTCGCCATCGAGGGCGGCGACGCGAGCGAGGAGCACTTCACCGCCGTCGGCGACGACTGGGACGTCGAGGAGCGCGCCCGCGCCACCCTCGACCAGCTCGGACTGACCGGTATCGACCTCGACCGCACCATCGGCGAGGTCTCCGGCGGCGAGTCCGTCCTGCTCCGGCTGGCGGCCCTGCTGCTGCGCCGGCCGGACGTCCTGCTGCTCGACGAGCCCACCAACAACCTCGACCGGGCGGCCCGGCAGCGGCTGTACACCGCGGTCGCCGGCTGGTCCGGAGTGCTCGTCGTGGTCAGCCACGACCGTGAACTCCTCGAACGCGTCGACCGGATCGCCGACCTCCGCGACGGCGAGGTCCACTGGTACGGCGGCAACTTCAGCGCCTACGAACGGGCCCTGGCCGTCGAGCAGGACGCGGCCGAGCGGATGCTGCGGGTCGCCGAGGCCGACGTACAGCGCCAGAAGCGCGAACTGGCCGACGCCCACCTCAAGTTGGCCCGCCGGGTCCGCTACGGCAACAAGATGAGCGCCAACAAGCGCGAGCCGAAGATCGTCATGAATGAGCGCAAGAGGGAGGCCCAGGTCTCCGCGGGCAAGCACCGCATCATGCACACCGAACGCCTCAAGGAGGCCAGGGACCGGCTCGACGAGGCCGCCGAAGCGGTCCGGGACGACGACGAGATCCGCATCGATCTGCCGCACACCGCCGTGCCGCCGGGCCGGGGCGTGCTCACCCTGCGCGACCTGCAGGCCCGTTACGGCGGCCGTGCCCATCTGGAGGTGCGCGGCCCCGAACGGATCGCGCTGACCGGCCCCAACGGCTCCGGCAAGACCACCCTGCTGCGGACCGTCGCCGGTGAGATCCCGCCGGCGGCCGGTACGGCGGAGATCCATGTCCCCCACCGTTTCCTCCCCCAGCGGCTGGAGGTGCTCGACCCCGCGCTGACCGTCGTCGAGAACGTCGCCCGCTTCGCCCCGGACGCGACCAACAACCGCATCCGGGCCCGGCTCGCCCGCTTCCTGTTCAAGGGCGCCCGCGCCGACCAGCGGGCGGGCACGCTCTCCGGCGGTGAACGCTTCCGCGCCTCGCTCGCCGCGCTGATGCTGGCCGAACCGGCCCCGCAGCTGCTGCTGCTGGACGAGCCGACGAACAACCTCGACCTGGCGTCGGTCCGGCGGCTGGTCACCGCCCTGGAGTCCTATGAGGGCGCACTGCTCGTCGTCAGCCACGATCTGACGTTCCTCCGGGACCTCGGCATCACCCGCTGGCTGTCGACGGAGGGTGGTGAACTGACCGACATCGCACCGCTGTAGGAGACGCCGGGCGGGGCGGGCCCCGCTGCCCCGCCCCGTCGTCCGCCCCTCGAAAGCCGGTTGCCGGATCCCTTCCCGTGGGTCATGATCCTCCGCATGACCTACAGGAAGGGCGGCCACCGCCCCACCCGATGACCGCGCGGACCCCGGGCCAGGACCCGGTCTCCGCCCCGTCAGCCGCTGACGTCGACCACTCTGCCGCAGTGACCGCGGCGGTCGTGGACGGCTCCGTCCTCACCCCGGGCGCCCCGCTCAGAACCGCCGTCTTCGACGCGGTCCGGGCCGACCGGGACGGCCCGGTCACCCACGAGCTGATCGGACTCACCGGCCACCACCGCCCCGCCGTACGCCGCACCGCGCTCACCCTGCTCACCGAGCTGGCCTTCAACGGCCCGCCGTCATGGCAGGGCCCGATCGAGGCGGCAGCGGCCCGGCTCCACGACCCCGACCCGGACGCCCGCCGGGCCGCCGTCCGCCTCCTCATGCGCGCCGGCGGCACGGACCGGGCCCGTACGGCGCTCGACACCCACCCCGACCCCGCCACCCGCATCGCCCTGGCCGACGAACTCCTGTTCCACCTGCCGCACACCCCCTGCCCGCCCGGGCCGCTGCGCACCGACCCGCTCCCCGGCATCCGCCTGGCCGCCTGTATCGCGGAGCTGAGAGCGGCGCCGGAGGAGGAGTGGGCCGCCCTGGACGCGCAGGCGGTGGCGGAGCTGGCCGCACTGTCCGACCGGGACGCGGACCGCGCGCGGATCCTCGGCAGCCGCTGGGGCGACGCCCTGTCCCGGCAGGACCGGGAGCGGCACTGCTACGCCACCGCCACCCGGCTGCTGACCGGCGCGGCGGGCGCCCACGGCCGGCGGGTCGGGGTGCACCTCGCCCGGCGGGCCCTCCAGATCTGGCGGGCCGCCCCCGCCGCCCTGACCCCGCACCTCGCAGCCCTGGTCCGCACCGCACCGCCCGCCCTGCGCGACCTCGCCGTGGACACGCTCTGCGCCTCCCGCACCGCCACCCGCCTCGCCGCCGACGACCTGGCGGCCCTCCTGCCCACCACCCACCACCCCCGCTCCGACACGGCCTGGACGGTCACCTACGCCCTGGCCACCGTGGACGACCCGCGCGCCGCCCCGTCCGTGCACGCCCGGCTGGCGTCGGGGGCACCACCGGCCGGGGCGGTCGCCGCCGTCCGCGGCCTGCTGCGCTCAGGGACCGCCGATGCCGAGCAACTCGCCCCGTTCATCAGGCAGTTGCTCCGCTCCGGCGATTCCCTCTCGGTGCTGACGGCCACCGCGATGAGCGACGACCTCGGCCCCGCGGCGGCGGCCTGCGTCCCCGAACTCATCGAGGCGCTCCGCACCGAGTGCGCCCTGCGTGACGCCCAGGGCACCGAGTGGGCCACCCGCCGCGAGCTCCGCCTCGTCACCGCGCTCGGCCGGATCGGCGCCCCCGCGAGGGCCGCGGTGCCACTGCTCGAACGGCTCACCAGGGAATCCCGGCAGCGCGCCGGCTACCGGGCGCTCGCCCTCTCCCGGATCACCGGCGAACGTCACTTCATCGAGTCCGCCCTGCGCTCCCCGTCGCGGCTGCGGCGGTATGTGCCCGACCGCTCCGCTCTCTTCGAGTGGCTGCTCGACCACGGCGGCCTGACACCGGAGCAGTCCCGTCAGCTGCGGGACCTCGTCTTCACCCTGCCCAGCGGTATGCAGGTGTTCGGTGCGCGGGCCGTATGGCGCAACGAGGGGCCGGCCGCCGCCGGTGAACTGCTCGCCGTACTCCCGCAGTACCTCGACGACGATCTCTTCGGCCCCGTCGCCATGACCACCCTGGCCGCCATGGGGGAGCACGCCCGCCCGGCCCTCCCGCAGCTGCGCGCACTGATCGACCGACGCACCCGGCTCCCGCACCACGCCGGTTCCGACGACGCCGATATGAACGCCGACGAGCAACTCCTCGAAGCCGCCCGGCGGACGGTCGCCGCCGTCACCGCCTAGCCGCGGCCTCCTCCTGCCGCGTTATGACGCGGCAGGAGGAGCTCCCGTCCGCCGGTGGCGGTCCGGGAGCCACCGGCAGTCAGCCCCGGGCCGCGCGGTCCGGCCGGGTCCGGGCGCCCGCGCCGAACAGCCCCAGCGTCTCCCCGCACTGGGAATGCAGCGGCTCCGGCAGCGCGTCCGGGGCGAACCAGTCGAGCGCGTCGAACTTGTGCGGTTCGCCGATCGTCACCCCGTCCGGCGCCACCCGTACGGCGAAGACCACCGCCACCCAGTGCGAGTCGACCGGATCGCCGCGCAGCACATTGCGCACCCCGATCTGCTCGATGCCGAGCGGCCGCACCCCGTACTCCTCGTGCACCTCCCGGGCCACGGCCGCCTCGAAGGTCTCCCCGAACTCCAGCGCCCCCGCGCCGCAGTCCCAGGTCCCCGGCTCGTCCCTGGCCCCGGCGCTCCGCCGGGCCAGCAGCACCCGCCCGGCGCCGTCGTGACACACGAACACACAGGACACCTTGGGTCCCACTGTGGTCATCTCCCCTCACCCCGCTCAGAAGTGGTGCAGCAAGTCGGCGAACGCCGGCAGCCGCAGCACCTTGTCGTCGGCCGGGTCGAGCTCACTGTGCTCCAGGACCCAGGTGTGCTCGTGGGGGATGAACACCGCGTTGAGGCCCGCCGAACGGGCGGGCAGGATGTCCGACTTCGGGGAGTTCCCGATCATCCATGTCGAGTCCGGCACCAGGTCGTAGGCGCGCTTCAGCTGCTCGTAGGTGGCGATGTTCTTCTCCGCCACGATGTGCACACCCCGGAAGTGCCGGGTCAGCCCGGAGGCCGCCACCTTCCGCTCCTGCTCCTCGGTGTCGCCCTTGGTCAGCAGCAGCAGATCGTGCCGCCGGGCCAGCTCGGCCAGGGTCTCGGCCACCCCGGGAATCAGCTCCACCCGGTCCCCGGCGAAGGCCGCCGCCCACCCGGCGATCCGCGCCGACTCCTCGGCCGTCGCGGCCCGCCCGCGCAGCTGCGCCACACACTCCCCGAGGCTGTGCAGAAACACCTTGCTGCCGTATCCGAGCTTCGGCGCGTTCGCCGCTTCGATCGCGTCGAGTACGGCGCGCACCCCGGCCCGGTCGAGTCCGGGGTGGGTCATCCACTCCAGGAACTCGTCGATGACCCGCTCGAAGATCACGTTGTTCTCCCACAACGTGTCATCCGCATCGAAGATCAGCATCCGCCGCACAGCCCTTCTCCCACTCCACCGACCTGCGCACCCTACGCACGCACGGCGGCCGCCCGCACCGGATATTCCGCGGGGAGGGGTGCGCTGGCCCGGAGCCTCACCACCACCGGAGGTACGACAGCAGCCGCAGGATCTCCAGGTAGAGCCAGACCAGGGTCATCGCCAGCCCGAACGCGACGTACCAGGCCCACCGATGGGAGGCACCGGACCGCAGAAAGCGGTTGGCAGCCTCGAACTCCAGCAGGAAGAAGAAGGACGCGGCGGCGATCGCCACCACACTGACGAAGAGGGCCAGGGGGCCGCCGTCCCGCAGGCCGAGGTCCGCGCCGAACCCCCATGACGCGACCAGCTCCGCCAGCAACAGCACCAGCAGCCCGAGCCCCGCGCCGACCGCCCAGCGCGTCACCTTCGCGCTGACCCGCACCACCCGCGTGTGATATGCCGCCAGCGTGCCGGCGAAGATGCAGCCGGTGCCGAGGACGGCCTGGGTGCCGACACCCGGGTGCAGCGCATCGAAGAACTGCGTCGCCTCGCCGAGCACGATCCCCTGAACCGCCGCGAACAGCAGGGCCAGCGCGGCGCTCGGCCGGGGCCGCAGGGACAGGAAGATCCCGAGACCCAGCCCGGCGAACAGGGCGGGCAGGGCGAGGAATCCGACGTCCAGGAAGACGGTGAGGAAGGCGCTCGCCACCAGGACACCGAAGACGGCCAGGGTCTTGACGACGATGTCGTCGAGGGTGATCGGACGGTCCGTGGCGGCTGCCGGGGACGCACCGCCGGAGGTGCCCGGGCCGGCCGGTGACACCGCACCGTCCAGCGTCAGCAGATTACGGATGGCAGGGTTGCTCGTCGTGGGCACCGGCCCTCCCGGAGGGATCGAAGGGGGTGAACAACTCCGTGTTGTCCCAGGATAGTTGGGGAAATCGGGGAATGGGTCAGTCCACCTCGACGACCTGCCGCGGCCCCGGCACGCTCTCCCGCAGTGCCCGTGTCACGTCCGGCACCGTGGGAAACACGCTGTCCGCGCCGGACGGTGCCGCGTACGGCAGCGCCGTGTTCAGGTGATCGCGCCATGGCGCGGGCACGGCGATCGGCTGGCGGACACCGGTCAGCACCATGCACTGGACCGCCTCGGCGCCATGGAGGTGCAGCGCGGACCGCAACCGGCCCGGCAGCCCCAGGCGTTGGGGCACCGCGGTGTTCAGCAGCCGCTCGCCCAGACTCTCGCCCTGCCCGGCGAGATCGCTGCCGTGCAGCTGGTGGACGGTGTCGCGGACGGCAGGGTACTGCTCCGGTGTCACGCCCCGGCAGCGCAGCACGACCACGGGGTGCGCCTTCCCCTCCACCTCACAGGCGATGTCGAACGACATCCGCCGCTTGAGGAAGCCGTAGCGGACCTCGTTGATCACCTGCAGGGCCTCGTCGGGCTTCGGTTTGCCGGTCTCCGGCGGCGGTTGGCTGTGCAGGCCCTTGAGCTGCTCGCCGACCGTCACGGAGCCGGTGAACAACCGCCGCATGCCCACGGCCACCGCCTGCTGCTCGTACAGCTCCAGCCACGCGGGCAGCCGGCTGACGCTGGTGAGATCGGGCGCCAGCCGCGCGGCCTCCTCGGCATGCTCCAGCGCGTCCCCGCGCAGCTGCTCGCTGAGCAGCCCGATCCGCCGGCGCAGCTCGATCAGCGCCAGCGCGTCGAACTGCGCCGCCCGGTCCGCGTCCTGCCGCCCGCCGACACCCTCCAGCACCCCCGCCAGGATCTGCGTCGGGGCGGCGTCGGCGGACCACTCGCGCCGCCGGGCCAGCTCGGTCAGCCGGTCTCCCGCGTACGGGGTCAGCCAGGCCCGTTCCTCGACGAAGCCACCCCAGTCACGGGACTCCAGACCGTGCCGGGCGGCGAGCCGCGGCAGCCGGGCCAGCAGCGCCAGCAGCAGCAACTCGGCGTCGTCGACACCGTCCTGGTGCGGTCCCGTCTCGCGCAGCGCCTGCGCGAGCTGATGCGCGTCGAAGAGCGTGGCGAACACATCGGACTGCGGGCACCGGAGCAGCTCCGCCAGCAGCGGCTGGGCGGCGGGGCCGACCAGCAGATGCAGATGCCGCCCGGTGAACACGGCCGGCAGCTCCGGCGGGGTGAAGGCGGCCCGGATACGGGCGGCCAGCTCCGCCAGCCGGCTCTCGGCCGCACCGAACCGGTCGATCCGGTGCAGCAGATCCTGTGCGGCGAAATTCCCCAGCGCCTCCTCCGCCGCCGCCATCGCACGGTCCGAGGTCCGCACCATCCACACGACGTACAGCTCGTTGTCCATGCCCTACCTCCCCGCCACCCGGCCGTAACGCGGCGGTTCCTGCCCGGAGAGGACCTCGAAGAGCTCC
This genomic stretch from Streptomyces nigrescens harbors:
- a CDS encoding cytochrome b/b6 domain-containing protein, with amino-acid sequence MPPRPDGPAVPAPARPRVPRFTPAEHRVHRATATLMAVCVLTAGCLYLPFLAELVGRRALMVTVHEWSGILLPVPLLLGLGSRALRADLTRLNRYGPHDRQWLRAALRRRGGRPAGKFNAGQKLYAAWIAGAVLVMLGTGLLMWFTDLAPLVWRTGATFVHDWLALAVVLVIAGHVWKAFGDPESRRGLRTGSVDAQWARREHPLWDHENNTP
- a CDS encoding helix-turn-helix domain-containing protein codes for the protein MTDAPEPDPSPPSPPTPSTAPPVRRMDARSLRGLAHPLRMRILDLLTLDGADTATGLGRRLGENTGTVSWHLRHLADHGFIEEETGRGTRRERWWRAVRAARRLDTNDFRDDPDMRGALSVYLHETVHQGFDQVTTYLAEEWSPEWRDAGTLSRWQDLRLTPEQLAALNAELEAVVVRHREAAARDGAAPEAEEARPVLVQLHSFPRKERDER
- a CDS encoding MFS transporter, encoding MSGLLRRHRDFRLLWCGETAGKFGAAVSNVAMPLVAVSTLHASTFAVGLISACGWLPWLLIGLPVGVWVDRLRRRPLMLAAAALSMVLFAAVPVLARYGGLDLGLLIAVALLTGAAAVLFQTAYSAYLPTLLAPADQAEGNAKLHGSASAAQIAGQGASGLIAQLAGAVNGLFAHAATFLVALLCLLGIRHREPRPASREGTPRSLTGEVAEGLRLVAGDRWFRTLTLFGAASNLALMGYQSLTAVFLVREVGLAPGAVGGLLALASTGGIAGAFVVRRTAGRIGTARAMLLFELGVPCAALLIPLTSPGAGTLLYVAGSFGVSAGVVAGNILKVSFQQSYCPPPLLGRLVASSAFLNYGTLPLGALLGGALGSALGVRTAMWIMTAGVPLAALILLFSPVRTVRELPVRPAEGERGEPGPGAAERDGAAERDGASSRH
- a CDS encoding sensor histidine kinase, which gives rise to MTDFLVIVALAALGAALAGLLAAPAVRALRRRSVALSLFAVAALAVAAMAAGTVAVAQAMFLSGHDLGVVMAVVAVSGVVSLAAALLFGRRIAAGSRELARSARTVGSEGGFVAPAEPPTAELAALSKALEETSGRLAEARERERALDASRRELIAGISHDLRTPLAGLRAMAEALEDGVAEDTARYHARMRIEVDRLAAMVDDLFELSRIQAGALALTLSRVSVYDLVDEALAGAGPLARASGVRLVDGGVVPLPVRVDAQQMTRVLGNLLVNAIRATPADGTVAVSARHAEGRVVLAVEDGCGGIPPEDLPRVFDTGWRGGAARTPRADGKGGAGLGLAIVRGIVEAHEGRATVRNAGAGCRFEVELPAAEAQAGPPTA
- a CDS encoding response regulator transcription factor; amino-acid sequence: MHPATPPSAPPPLPSHGPPRRVLVVEDDPTVAEVVTGYLSRAGYTTAHAADGVAALDRAADFRPHLVVLDLMLPGIDGLEVCRRLRRGDGPAVPVVMLTARGEEADRILGLELGADDYVTKPFSPRELVLRIGSVLRRAESAPPAAAPAAVLRAGDLTADPGGRRADRAGRALSLTAREFDLLVFLMRHPGRVFAREELLHRVWGWEFGDLSTVTVHVRRLREKIEADPAAPRLVTTVWGAGYRFDAVGDEPPPEDGPLRGDGPLS